The following coding sequences lie in one Lolium perenne isolate Kyuss_39 chromosome 2, Kyuss_2.0, whole genome shotgun sequence genomic window:
- the LOC127306853 gene encoding probable ribose-5-phosphate isomerase 2, giving the protein MGSAASPPRTLDAAASPPTASQEDLKRVAAHRAVAMVGSNMTLGLGTGSTAAHALDRLGDLLRSGALRGVAGVPTSLKTEAHAARAGIPMLALADAAEIHLSIDGADEVDPDLNLVKGRGGSLLREKMIEGAGARFVVIVDESKLVPRLGCTGAVPVEVVPFGSAYTLGLVRKVFDGVPGFSARLRTVVSKAGDGKDDLFVTDNGNHIVEMFFDDGIRGDLTAISDSLLRITGVVEHGMFLGMATSVIVAKKDGTVAVLTKK; this is encoded by the coding sequence ATGGGCAGCGCCGCCTCGCCGCCGCGGACCCTggacgccgccgcctccccgccCACGGCGTCGCAGGAGGACCTCAAGCGCGTCGCCGCGCACCGGGCCGTGGCCATGGTGGGCTCCAACATGACCCTCGGGCTCGGCACGGGCTCCACCGCCGCGCACGCGCTGGACCGCCTCGGGGACCTCCTGCGCAGCGGCGCGCTGCGCGGGGTCGCCGGCGTGCCCACCTCCCTCAAGACGGAGGCGCACGCCGCGCGCGCCGGGATCCCGATGCTCGCGCTCGCCGACGCCGCCGAGATCCACCTCTCCATCGACGGCGCCGACGAGGTCGACCCGGACCTCAACCTCGTCAAGGGCCGCGGCGGCTCGCTGCTCCGCGAGAAGATGATCGAGGGCGCCGGGGCCCGcttcgtcgtcatcgtcgacgaGTCCAAGCTCGTGCCCCGCCTCGGCTGCACGGGCGCCGTCCCCGTCGAGGTCGTCCCCTTCGGGAGCGCATACACGCTGGGCCTCGTCCGCAAGGTGTTCGACGGGGTGCCCGGGTTCAGCGCCAGGCTCAGGACCGTCGTGTCCAAGGCGGGGGACGGCAAGGACGATCTCTTCGTCACCGACAACGGCAACCACATCGTCGAGATGTTCTTCGACGACGGCATACGCGGCGACCTAACCGCCATCAGCGACAGCCTGCTCCGCATCACCGGTGTCGTCGAGCACGGCATGTTCCTCGGCATGGCCACATCCGTCATCGTCGCCAAGAAGGACGGAACCGTCGCCGTACTCACCAAGAAGTAG